The window GCCACCGCCGCGACCTGGTCTCGTCGGGGACCGTCGTGACGACCCACCCCGACGACACCTTCGAGGCGCTGGCCATCGCCCGGCAGGCCCAGGCCGGCGAGGTCGAACCGGCCGGCATCCACGACGGCAGCCTCGACGTCGTCGCCAACCAGATCGCCGGCGTCGTCATGGACTTCGGGGACGTCCGCGCGATGGAGGCCTACGAGATCATCACGCGCGCGTACCCGTTCCGAGATCTCGCCGTCGACCAGTTCCGCGACGTGGTTCGCGAGCTGGGCGAGAACAGGGTGATCTGGATCGACGAGGACAAAGACACCCTTGAGAAGCGCCGCGGCACCTGGCAGTACTTCTACCAGAACCTCTCGATGATCCCCGACGAGGCCACCTACGACGTCGAGGACGTGGCCTCCGGCGATCAGGTCGGGACGCTGGACGAGCAGTTCGTCGTCAACTTCGCCCAGCCGGGCGAGGTGTTCATCCAGCGCGGCGAGATGTGGCGGATCACCGACGTCGACGAGGAGGAGGAGGTCGTCACCGTCTCGCCCATCGAGGACCCCGCCGGCGAGGTGCCGTCGTGGGTCGGCCAGGAGATTCCCGTCCCCCGCGCGGTCGCCGAGGAGGTCGGCGAGATCCGACGCGTCGCTGGCCAGCAACTGCAGGGCGGCGCGCCCGCAGAGGCCGTGGCCCGCGACCTCGCGCGGCGCTACGACGCCGACGCCGCCACCATCGAGAGCGCCATCGAACAGCTGGCGGGCCACGACGCGCCCTTCCCCGACGCCGACACGGTCCTCGTCGAGTACTACGGCCGGGAGGTCGTCGTCAACGCAACCTTCGGCCACAAGGTCAACGAGACGCTCGGGCGGATCCTCTCGGCCATGCTCGGCCAGCGCGCCGGATCGACCGTCGCGATGGAGGTCGACCCCTACCGGATCGAACTCGAACTGCCCAGCGGGATCAGCGGCGCCGACGCCGTCGACGTGCTGGAGTCGACCGACCCCGACCACGTCGAGGCGATCATCGAACTCAGCCTGAAGAACGCCGACGCGCTGAAGTTCAAACTGGCCCAGGTCGCCACGAAGTTCGGCACGCTCAAGCGCTGGCGCGGCCGCGGGTCGACGGACTTCGGCCGCGACCGCCTGCTGGCCGCGCTGGAGGGCACGCCCATCTACGACGAGGCCGTCCGCGAGGTGTTCCACGAGGACCTCGCCGTCGACGAGACGCGGCAGGTGCTCGCCGCGATCGACGAGGGCGGCATCGAGGTGGAAACCACCGGTGAGCGGACGCCGATCGGTAACGGTGGACGTTCGTCCGGGCGCGAACTGCTCTCTCCGGAGCACGCCGACGCCAGCGTCATCGAGACGGTGAAGGAGCGGATCCAGAACGACAGGATCCTCCTGTTCTGTTTACACTGTCAGGAGTGGCAAACGCGACGGAAGGTCTCCCGCGTGCGCGACCAGCCGGAGTGCCCCGAGTGCGGGTCGACCCGCATCGCCGCGCTCAACCCCTGGGCCGACGAGGTGATCGCGGCGGTCAAGTCCGGTGACAAGGACGACGAGCAGGAGAAGATGACCGAGCGGGCCTACCGCTCGGCGTCGCTGGTCCAGAGCCACGGCCGGCGGGCCGTCATCGCGCTGGCGGCCCGGGGAGTCGGGCCCCACAACGCCGCCCGGATCATCAACCGCCTCCGCGAGGACGAGGACGAGTTCTACCGGGACATCCTCAAGCAAGAGCGGGAGTACGCCCGCACCAAGTCGTTCTGGGGCTAGGGAATCGCTGATTGGTCGGGTTGACTGGGGAGATCGTGACTGTGAACGGCCAGAAAGCCCCAGCACGCTACACTCCCGCGGCTCGCTGTGCTCCTCGTCGCTCACTGCGTTCGCTCCTGCGGTGCTTACTTCGCCGGGGTTCGCGTAGCGCGCTGCCCCTTTCAGTCCCGCCCAATGCCGGTTGACCAGACGGCTACGGGCCGGGGCTTTCTGGCCGTTCGCACTCCCAGTTCATCAAGAGCAAATTCCTGTCTCTAGCCGTCCATCTGGAGAAACGCCTATACCCGGGCCGACGCTGGCCCACCACATGCGACTGGAGGAGTACTGGGGCATCGGCCCGAAGACGAGCGAGTTGCTGGCGGAGGAACTGGGCGTCGAGCGGGCCGTCGAGGCGATCGAGGCCGCCGACACGCGGGCGCTGACCGCGGCGGGGCTCTCCCGCGGGCGGGCGACGCGGATCCTCCGGCGGGCCACCGGAAAGGAGGCGATGGACCTCCTGGCGACGCGGGACGCCCGCGACGTGTACAAGGAGCTGCTGGACCTGGCCGAGCAACACGCCGTGACCGACGCGGCGGCCGACCGGGTCCGGGTGCTGACGCCGCTGCCCTCCCGCGAAGCGATGGAGGAGCGGCTGGACGACGTGCTGGCGGCGCGGGACGCCTGGGCGTCGCTGGACGAGCCGACCCGTTCGGACGTGCTGTCGGCGTTCGAGCGGCGGACGAATCCCGAGGGCGACGAACTCGGCGCCGTCCGGGCCGCGCTGGCGCTGCAGGACGCCGGCGTCGACGCCGGGGTCTTCGCGCCCGTGGCCGACCTCGACGGGGACGCGCTGGCGGACGCCGAGCGGGCGCTGGCGGGCCTGCAGGGCGGCGACCGCGTCGGCGCGGGCGCCGACGAGGAGCTGGACCGGCTGCGCGACCGCCTGGGACGGGTCGAGGACCTCGCCGCCGCGCCGGCAGAGGTCGTCGAGGAACTGGAGTCCGCCGCGCGGCGGCCGTCGGAGTTCCAGGACGCCCTCTCGCGGTACCTCACCGACGAGGCCGGCGTCGACGCGGCGCGGGTCCGCGAGGCGATGCCCGGCGAGGCCGCCGACGCCCACGAGTTCGTCGACGCGAGCCTGCGGGCGCTGTCCGGCGACCTCCGCGAGGCCGTCGACGAGCGAGAGCGCGATGTGGCGGCGACGCTGGAGGACGACCTCGCGGCGGCGCGAGACACCGTGGATCGGGCCGTCGAGGCGGTCGACGACGCCGCGCTGTACGTCTCGCTGGCCCGGTTCGCCATGGCCTACGACCTCACTCGCCCGACGCTCGTCGAGGACCGCGAGACGGTCGCGGTGCGGGGGGCGCGCAACCTCGCGCTCGCGGCCGGCGGCGCGGACGTCCAGCCGGTCACCTACGCCGTCGGCGACCACGACCTCGAAGCCGGCCGCGACCCGCCGCGGGGCGACCGCGTGGCCGTCCTGACGGGGGCCAACTCCGGCGGGAAGACGACGCTGCTGGAGACGCTGTGCCAGGTCCAGCTGCTGGCCCAGATGGGTCTGCCCGTCCCGGCCGAGGCGGCCGAGGTGGGGCTGGTCGACGCCGTCGTGTTCCACCGCCGGCACGCCTCGTTCAACGCCGGCGTCCTCGAGTCGACGCTACGGTCGGTCGTCCCGCCGCTGACCGACGCCGGCCGGACGCTGATGCTGGTCGACGAGTTCGAGGCCATCACGGAGCCGGGCAGTGCCGCGGAGCTGCTGCACGGCCTGGTGACGCTGACGGTCGACCGCGCGGCGCTGGGCGTGTTCGTCACCCACCTCGCCGACGACCTGGAGCCGCTGCCCGACGCGGCGCGCACCGACGGCATCTTCGCCGAGGGGCTGACGCCGGACCTCGAGCTGTCTGTGGACTACCAGCCCCGCTTCGGCACCGTCGGAAAGTCCACGCCGGAGTTCATCGTCTCGCGGCTGGTGGCCAACGCCGACGACCCCGTCGAGCGGTCGGGCTTCGAGACGCTCGCCGAGGCCGTCGGCGAGGAGGCCGTCCAGCGGACGCTCTCGGACGCGCGCTGGTCGGCGTAGTCGCCCCTCCGAGCGGCGTCGTAGGTACCACTTTGACGTAGGCTGGTTCCGAAGCGCCGCTCGATGATCCGCAAACTGCTGTCGATCACGTACGGCTGGCTCGTCGCCGAGGGCGCCTTCGCGGCCATCGCACCGCGGTGGGCCCTCGCCGCGAACGCGCGACTGACGCTGTCCGGCTTCGAGAACGTCGGGGAACTGGAACCGAAGGAGTGGTACGTCGACGCGGCCCGGGCGGCGGGCGTCGGCATGCTGGCCGCCGGGCTGGTCGGGCTCGCGACGGAGCGGGCGCGGGGCGCGTCCGGCGACGCGGACTCGCCGGCCGAGTCGCCGGTCGCAATCGAGACGAGATCCGAGGACGAGAACTGAGAACGCCGGGAGGACGATTCGAACGTCCGTGGCACGAGGCCACCGCCACGAGGGCGGTCCCTTGACCAGGCTGGGGTCATCCCGGCTCCTGCGGGGGTGGGATCGGGCACCCCCGCGAGTGGGCTCTGGGTGAGAGACTGGCGGACGGAGTGTGACGTCCGTCAGTGGGTGGCCGGCGGCGGTACCGTCGTCGGCACGCGACTGACGACGGGTCCGGGCGCGCCGCCGGCGCGGCGGGCTGGCGTCCCGCGCTGGCGCGCGGGCAGTCGGATCGGAGCGGTTCGGGGCACGGTCCGATCGCGTCGATCGACCAGTGTTCAGCCGAGCAGAGCGAGGCTGGGCTCGGGAGACGAGCGCAGCGAGTCTGCCGGTGGGCACCGGTCGAGGAGCGGGACGGGGCGGCGCGTCGGTACGACCGCGCGCCGGCACGTCGCCGCTCACTTCTTTCGAGGGGCGGATGGTGGTTTGTTATTCGCCGTTTACGGGCGGAGTAGGCGGCGTTAAACCGCCGTTCGCTCCGACCGGGCGGCGTCCGATTCCGCGATCAGTCGTCGACGTCGACGGTGGCCACCTCGGTGACGCCGAAGCCGTCCGCGAGGCGGTCGGCGACGGCGTCGCCGCGGTCCTCGGCGTCGGCGGGGACCGCCGCGGTCACGCTGACGTCGGCGTCGACGCGGATGTCCGTCCACGTCGGCGTGACGCCGGTGACGCGTTCGACGGTCGCTGCCTCGACGGCGTCGACGCTCGCCAGCACGTCGGCGACGCCGGCTTCGAGGTCGCCGGCCTCGCCGCGCGGGACGCGGAGCGAGACGTCGGCCGTCACGTCGACCGGGACGGTCGCATGGAGCGACATAGGGCCGGAGCCCGGAGTCGAACCGGGCCCGCGCGGGGCCGACCTCCGGCCGGGACCGCGCGACAGCGCCGCCGCTGGCGAGTCGCGCGGCTGTTCGTCCCTGCACCGAGCGGGACGCGACGGAACGAGCCCGAGCGTCGCGCCCGCAGCCGTCGTCGGCTCTCAGACCGCGGGACGGACGGGCGAGTGACTACGGGCGCGTGCGGCGGGAACGCGGACCAGCGGCGTACTCCCTGGTCAGTGATCGACAGGTGAGAACCGTGGCCCGCGTCCGCGCCGCGTCACGCGGCGATCGGTGCGGGCCGATAGAGTGCGGTACCCACCTGACCGTTCCAGAGTGCACTCGAAAGAGAGTGCATCCCCGGGGCTGCGTGCTTGGCGTCTACGCCAGCACGCGCGGACCGTCCGGTGTGACGGACGGTCGCTCCGGGAGTGGTGGAAACGGTCATTTCGGTGAGCACCTCGCCGTGCCAGCACGTTCAGCAGGTGATATATTAAATTTTGTTCACGGATGGGAACACACCGCATAGACGATCGCTATTCCCGCGCGGCGAGTCCCTCCCGGGTCAGTTATACGTCGATCGGATTTTCGACGGGTGGGAACCGGAGATGCCCTTTAACGGCTAGGGCTCGACGTTTCAGACATGGCGTCTCCAGACGGCTTCGACTCGGACGGTTCGACGGCCGAGCGGGCGGGCCCCGGCACCCGCGCCGGCGTCACTCGCCGGACGGCCATCAGGGCAATGGCGGGCGGTGCCGCCGTGACCGCGGCGACGGCGGCGACGCCCGGGGCGGTCGCGCAGGACGGCGGACCGGACTACGGCGGCTGGTTCGACGACGTCAGTAACTTCGACGGGACCGTCGACCAGACGGGCCAGGACTCGGTCACGGTCGCCGTCGGCGCCGAGGGCAACGACGGCGCCTTCGCCTTCGAGCCGGCGGCCGTGGCGGTCAGTCCCGGTACGACGGTCCAGTGGGAGTGGACCGGTCAGGGCGGCGGCCACAACGTCGTTTCGCCCGAGGACGGCCCGCTCGACTCGGAGACCTACTCCGAGTCCGGCGTCAACTACGAGCAGACCTTCGAGGAGGAAGGCACGTTCCGATACGTCTGCGTGCCCCACGAGAGCCTCGGGATGAAGGGCGCGGTCGTCGTCAGCGAGGAGAGCGTCGGCAGCGCCCCGGCGGAGGGCGGCGGAGAGGCCGGCGGTAGCGGCGGGGGCGGCGGGGGCGGCCAGGCCTCGGAGACCGTCGTCGGACTCCTCGCCGCTGCGGGACTCGCGGCCTTCCTCTCCCCGCTCGCGTTCGCGCTGTTCCTCCGGAACCGTGCTCGGCGGGAGGGTCGGTCAGGTCGCTGACCGGTCCGGTCGACTGATAGGCTTTTGGTCGCGCTGGCCCCACTTCCGCCCACGTGCCATTCGAGCTACGCGACCACACGGCGGACGTGGCCGTCGAGGCCACCGGCGAGACGCTGGGCGAGGCGTTCGCGGCCGTCGCCGACGGGCTGACGGCCGCCATGTGCGACGACGTCCCCCGCGGCGGCGAGCGGTTCGCCCTCGAAGTGACGGCGGAGAGCCGCGAGGCCGCCCTCTTCGACTACCTCGACGAACTGATCTACCGGCGGGACGTCGACGGCGTCCTGCCGGCCGACAGCGAGGCGACCGTCGAACGGGCCGACGGCGAGTGGCGCGTCTCGGCCACCGCCCGCGGCGTCCCGCTGGCCGACGTCGTCGCCCGCGACGTCAAGGCGGTCACCTACTCGGAGATGGACCTCTCCGAGACGGACGGCGGCTGGCGCGCCTACGTCGTCTTCGACGTCTGAGGCGGCCGGTCGACGGCAGTATTAACAATTTAAACCCAGTGGATTAACAAGGATTGGCCTAACTACCGGGTGTTGTAGCAGCTATATTAATAAACGGCGAGGGCGTAGGTCGCCCAATGACCGAGAGCACCGCAGGAACGGAGCCTCCGGACGACGCCGGCGGCGAGCTGCGTTTCTCCGTTCCGGACATGGACTGCGCGTCCTGCGCCGCGAAGGTGGAGTCGGCCGTCGACGGGGTCGACGGGGTCGCGGACGTGGACACGCGGCCGACAACGGGCACGGTCGTCGTGCGAGTCCGCGAGGCCGTCGCCGAGAGCACGGTCGTCGCCGCCATCGAGCGGGCCGGCTACAGCGTGCCCGCGGCGGACGCGGACGGCGAGGGGGACGGACCAGCGAACGTCTGGACGAGTCCGCGCGCGATAGCGACGGGGATCGGCGCGGCGGCGCTGTTCGCCGGCCTGCTGATCGAGTTCGGCGTCGTCGAGATCGAGGCGACCGTGGCGACGGTCCTGGGGGCACCGATCGGCGTCGCGGACGTCCTCTTCCTCGCGGCCGTCGCGCTGGCCGGCCGCGAGATCGTCCGCGGCGGGCTCTACTCCGCGCGGAACGTCTCGCTGGACATCGACTTCCTGATGACGGTCGCCATCGTCGCGGCCATCTCGGCGACGCTGCTCTCGCCGGAGGCGTCGCTGTTCTCCGAGGCGGCCACGCTGGCGGTCCTGTTCAGCACCGCCGAGCTGCTGGAGGAGCACTCGATGGACCAGGCCCGCTCCTCGCTGCGCGAACTGATGGACCTCTCGCCCGACGAGGCGACGGTCCGGCGCGACGGCGAGGAGGTGACGGTCCCGGTCGACGAGCTGTCGATCGGCGACCGCGTCGTGATCCCGCCCGGCGAGAAGATCCCCGCCGACGGCACCGTCGTCGAGGGGGCCAGCGCCGTCGACGAATCACCGATCACCGGCGAGAGCGTCCCCGCGGACAAGGACGTCGGCGACGAGGTCTACGCCGGGACGATCAACGAGGAGGGGTACCTGGAGGTCGAGGTCGAGGCCGAACCCGGCGACGACACGCTCTCGCAGATCGTCCGCCTCGTCGAGGACGCCGAGGCCGACAAGACCGAGCGCGAGCAGTTCGTCGACCGCTTCTCCGGCTACTACACGCCCCTGATGGTCGCCGTCGCCGTGGGCGTCGCGACGATTCCGCCCCTCGCCTTCGGCGCCGACTGGATCACCTGGTTCGTCTACGGCATCACGATGCTCGTGCTGGCCTGCCCCTGCGCGTTCGTCATCTCGACGCCCGTCACCGTGGTCTCGGGGATCACCAGCGCAGCGAAGAACGGCGTCCTGATCAAGGGCGGCGACCGCCTGGAGGCGATGGGGCAGGTCGACGCCGTCGCGCTGGACAAGACGGGCACCATCACGCGGGGCGAGCTGTCGGTGACGGACGTGATCCCCATCGGCGACCGCGACGAGGAGGACGTGCTGCGCTGCGCTCGCGGGCTGGAGGAGCGCTCGGAGCACCCCATCGGCGAGGCCATCGTCGCCCACGCCGACGACCGCGCCGTCGAGGGCACCGAGGTCGGCGAGTTCGAGAGCCTCACCGGCGAGGGCGTCCGGGCGACGCTGGCCGGCGACCCCCACTACGCCGGCAACCCGGACCTGTTCGAGGAGCTCGGGTTCGACCTCGGCCGCGTCCACGTCCTCGACGGCGGCGACGACCTCGCCGCGGAGGTCCACCACGCCTGCGAGCGCCAGGGCTGTCTCGGCCTCGTCGAGGACGCCATCCCGCGGCTCCGTGAGGAGGGCAAGACCGTCGTCCTCGTCGGCAACGAGGACGAGCTGGAGGGCGTCATCGCCGTCGCCGACGAGGTCCGCCCCGGCGCCGCGTGGACGGTCCAGCGGCTCCGCGAACTGGGCGTCGAGACGGTGATGCTCACCGGCGACGAGGAGCGGACCGCCCGCGCCATCGCCGACGAGGTCGGCATCGACCAGGTCCGCGCGGGTCTGCTGCCCGACGAGAAGGTCGACGCCGTCGAGGGGCTGCTCGAGGAGTACCCCGACGGCGTCGCCATGGTGGGCGACGGCGTCAACGACGCCCCCGCGCTCGCCACGGCGACCGTCGGCGTCGCCATGGGCGCGGCCGGCACCGACGCCGCCATCGAGACGGCCGACGTCGCGCTGATGGCCGACGACGTGACGAAACTGCCCTACCTCTCGGAGCTGGCCCGCGACGCGAACGGCATCATCCGACAGAACGTCTGGGCGAGCCTCGGCATGAAGGCCCTGCTGGCCGTTGGCGTCCCGCTGGGGTACGTCTCGGTGGCGGTGGCCGTCCTCCTCGGCGACGCCGGCATGACTGTCGGCGTCACCGGCAACGCGATGCGCCTCTCGCAGGTCCAGCCGGAGGAGGCCGACGACGAGCCCGCCGCGGCCTGATTCCCGTCCCCGGCGCGACGACTACTCGGGCGACATTCCCTTCTCCGCGAGTTCGGCGATAGCGTCGTCGGTCTTCTCCAGGTCGTCCAGCCCCATCCCCGCGAGCACGTGGTCTGCCTTGGTGAACTGGACGTCCTCGTAGGCGACGACCTGAACGCGGTTGCCCCACGGGTCGCGGAAGTCGAGCCCGGGGGTGTCCAGCACCTCCGCGTCGGTCTCCGCGAGGCGGCGCTCGACGGCGTCCGCGTCGTCGACCACGAGCCCGAAGTGCCGGTGCTCGTCCGCCGTTTCTGGGTCGTCCACCTCGGAGATCGCGATGAACTGGTCGCCCATGTCGAGGAACACCGACGACTCGGTCTCGCCCCGTAACTCGAACTCGAACACCGACTCGTAGAAGGCGAGGGCGTCGTCGCGGTCGTCGACTGTGAGCGCCACGTGGTTGATCCCGACGAGGCGCGCTTTGCTATCGGACATCAGCCGACGGTAGGGTCCGGAGCCCCTTGTGGGCTCTCGGTTCGGGCCCGTGACGGGAGTCCGGACCGCGCAGCGGTTCCCCGCGAACGGTACGCCGACAAACCGGTGAGTAAACCGCACTACCCGGCCGGTGCACGGTGAGAACGGTTTTCCAGCCGACTGACGTAAACCGAGTGCGACGAACGCCGAGAGACGTCGGTCCCGACCCCAGGACGGCGGCGACGGCGCTGACTTCTCCCGGCGCCGGTCCCGTCGGATCGCCCGCGGACTCCCGGCGCCGCAGCGGTCGAATCACCCACGACCGATCCCGTACACCCCGATCTGATCTCAATGTCAGAGGACGAATCCGACACCGAAGGTGGAACAGCCGAGGAGCAATCCCAGCAGTCCGAGTCCGAGACCGGAACCAGCCGACAGCACGGCGGCGACGTCGACGAGGACAGCAAGCAGGAGCAACTCGACGAGGTCCGGGAGAACCCCGAGGGCGAGGACCTGACGACCGACCACGGCGTCGACGTCAGCGACACGATCAACTCCCTGAAGGCGGGCGGCCGGGGGCCCACCATCATGGAGGACTTCCACTTCCGGGAGAAGATGACGCAGTTCGACCACGAGTCCATCCCGGAGCGGGTCGTCCACGCCCGCGGCACCGGCGCCCACGGCCACTTCCAGCCGTACGAGGACCCCGACCTCGGGGAGTACGACGACGTCTCCGACCTGACGAAGGCCTCCCTGTTCCAAGATCCCGACCAGAAGACGCCCGTGTTCGTCCGGTTCTCGACCGTCGTCGGGTCCCGCGGGTCGGCCGACACCGTCCGCGACGTCCGCGGGTTCGCGACCAAGTTCTACACAGAGGACGGCAACTGGGACCTCGTGGGCAACAACATCCCCGTCTTCTTCATCCAGGACGCGATGGAGTTCCCCGACCTGGTCCACGCGATCAAGCCCGAACCCGACGACGGCATGCCCCAGGCCTCGGCTGCCCACGACACCTTCTGGGACTTCGCCTCGCTGAAGCCCGAGATCACGCACATGCTCATGTGGGTGCTCTCCGGGCGGGCGCTGCCCCGGGCCTACCGCATGATGCAGGGCTTCGGCGTCCACACGTTCCGCCTGATCAACGACGACGGCGAGTCGCGGTTCGTCAAGTTCCACTGGACGCCCAAGTACGGCACCAACGAACTCGTCTGGGACGAGACCCAGAAGCTCGCCGGCAAGAACCCCGACTTCAACCGGCAGGACCTCTACGACGTCATCGAGGCGGGCTACCAGCCCGAGTGGGAACTGGGCGTCCAGATCTTCACCGAGGAGGAGGCAGAGGAGTTCGACTTCGACGTCCTCGATCCGACGAAGATCGTCCCCGAGACGGAGGTCCCCGTCCGGCCCATCGGGAAGATGACGCTCACCGACACGCCGGACAACTTCTTCGCCGAGGTCGAGCAGGTCGCCTTCCACCCCGGCAACGTCGTCCCGGGGATCGACTTCACCAACGATCCCCTCCTGCAGGGCAGGCTGTTCTCCTACCAGGACACTCAGCTCAACCGCTTCAACAGCGCCAACTGGGACGAGATCCCGATCAACCGTCCGATCGCCGAGCGCCATAACAACCAGCGCGCCGGCTTCATGCGCCAGGAGATCAACCAGGGGAAGGTCTCGTACAAGCCCAACTCCATCGGCGACGACTACCCGCGGGAATCGCCGGAGGAGGAAGGGGGCTACGAGCACTTCGCCGAGAAGGTCAGCGGCAAGAAGATCCGCGAACGCAGCGAGAGCTTCGGCGACCACTTCTCGCAGGCCAGGCTGTTCTGGAACTCCATGACCGAGCACGAGCAGGACGCCATCGTCGACGCCGCCCACTTCGAGCTCGGGAAGGTCGACCGCATGGAGATCCGCGAGCGGCTCGTCTACGACCTCTTCAACAACGTCGACCACGAGTTCGCCCGCCGCGTCGCCGAGGGCGTCGGCGTCGACCCGCCGGAGGAACCCGGCGACCAGTTGCCCGACCACGACGCCGAGGACCCCTCGCTGAGCATGGCCGATCGGACGCCCGACACCATCGAGACGCGGAAGGTCGCCGTGCTCGTCGACGACGGCTTCGACGAGGAGCACCTCTCGACGGTCGCCGACGCCCTCGAGGAGCGCGGCGTCCGCGTGAAGGTCGTCTCGAAGGTACTCGGCGACAAGACCGGCGCCGACGGGGAGACGGTCGAGGCCGACGAGAGCCACGTGACCACCGAGTCCGTCCTGTACGACGCGGTCTTCGTCCCCGGCGGCGAGGACAGCGTCGACGCGCTTCAGGAGCAGGGCGACGCCAAGCACTTCGTCGCCGAGGCGTTCAAGCACAAGAAGCCCGTCGCCGCCCTCGGGGCGGGCGTCGACCTCGTCGACCACGTCGACCTGCCCGGGGTCGAACCGGTCGACGACGGCCTCGTCTCCGAGCAGGGCGTCGTCCTCGGCCGCGACGGCGACCTGGACGGCTTCGTCGACCGCTTCGTAGACGCCATCGCTGCCCACCGCCACTGGGACCGCGAGGACATGGAAGTGCCGGCCTGATCGGCGGTTCCCGGGTCAGCCGTCGCCCTCGCTTCGCTCCGGGGCTGCGGCTTCTCTCGTTTAAATACCTGGACAGCACAGCAGTCGCTCGCGAGTTTGCTCGCGGCAGAAATGCTCCGTCAGGGATTCGAACCCGATGCCGGACCTCGCTACGCTCGGTCCGCCGTGATTCGAATCCCTTCTGTGCGCTTCCTTCTTCGTCACTTCGTTCCTCAGAAGAGTGCTCCGTCAGGGATTCGAACCCTGGTCATTGCCTCGAGAGGGCAATATGATTGGCCGGACTACACTAACGGAGCGTGTAGTGCTTGCAGTCGGATCGAGCGAACGGTCGCTCGAATGCTCCGTCAGGGATTCGAACCCGATGCCGGACCTCGCTGCGCTCGGTCCGCCGTGATTCAAATCCCCTCCGTGCTCGTTTCGCTTACTCGCAGCGGCTCGTGCGCTGCAATGCTCCGTCAGGGATTCGAACCCTGGTCATTGCCTCGAGAGGGCAATATGATTGGCCGGACTACACTAACGGAGCGTGCAACCGTTCGTAACGCGGGTTTCCGTTTAACGGTTGCGTTTCAGCGCCGCCCT of the Halomicrobium salinisoli genome contains:
- a CDS encoding catalase, which translates into the protein MSEDESDTEGGTAEEQSQQSESETGTSRQHGGDVDEDSKQEQLDEVRENPEGEDLTTDHGVDVSDTINSLKAGGRGPTIMEDFHFREKMTQFDHESIPERVVHARGTGAHGHFQPYEDPDLGEYDDVSDLTKASLFQDPDQKTPVFVRFSTVVGSRGSADTVRDVRGFATKFYTEDGNWDLVGNNIPVFFIQDAMEFPDLVHAIKPEPDDGMPQASAAHDTFWDFASLKPEITHMLMWVLSGRALPRAYRMMQGFGVHTFRLINDDGESRFVKFHWTPKYGTNELVWDETQKLAGKNPDFNRQDLYDVIEAGYQPEWELGVQIFTEEEAEEFDFDVLDPTKIVPETEVPVRPIGKMTLTDTPDNFFAEVEQVAFHPGNVVPGIDFTNDPLLQGRLFSYQDTQLNRFNSANWDEIPINRPIAERHNNQRAGFMRQEINQGKVSYKPNSIGDDYPRESPEEEGGYEHFAEKVSGKKIRERSESFGDHFSQARLFWNSMTEHEQDAIVDAAHFELGKVDRMEIRERLVYDLFNNVDHEFARRVAEGVGVDPPEEPGDQLPDHDAEDPSLSMADRTPDTIETRKVAVLVDDGFDEEHLSTVADALEERGVRVKVVSKVLGDKTGADGETVEADESHVTTESVLYDAVFVPGGEDSVDALQEQGDAKHFVAEAFKHKKPVAALGAGVDLVDHVDLPGVEPVDDGLVSEQGVVLGRDGDLDGFVDRFVDAIAAHRHWDREDMEVPA